The DNA segment CGGGAACCCCACTGGCGGGGCAGAAGACCCCCTTCGCGCAGGTCCAGCGGAACGTCCTGAACGAATGGAAGATACTCGCCGCCGAGGAGTGCCTGGCGATCGATGTCGAGCGGGGCCGGCACGCACAGGCCTCGGTGGAGCTGTTCGACCTCCTCGAGACCCACCCGCTGCGCGAGCGCCTTTCCGAACTGCTGATGCTGGCCCTGTACCGCTCCGGCCGGCAGACCGAGGCCCTCGATGTCTACCGCCGTGCCCACACCGTGTTACGGCGGGAGTTGGGCGTCGAGCCCGGTCCCGGTCTGCGGACCATGCATCAGCGCATCCTGGGGGCGGACCCCCAACTGGTCGGCTCGGACGGACAGCACAAGGAGGGCCCGGCCCGCGGCACACCGGCCCGCCCCGCTGACGCCCGCAAGGACGCCGTCGTACCGCCTCCCGCGCCGCTGCCGACACTTCCCGCCCAACTCCCCCGGGACCCGGTGGCGTTCGTCGGCCGCGAGTGGGAACTGACCCACCTGAACTCCCTGGTGTCCGAAGCCGACGGCCCGGCCGGCGCCGTGACGGTCACCGCGATCAACGGCGCGGCGGGCACCGGCAAGACCGCTCTGGCCGTCCACTGGGCACACCGGGTCGCCCATCTGTTTCCCGACGGGCAGCTCTACGTCGACCTCAAGGGCTTCAGCAGCGCTCCCGCCATCTCCCCGACCACGACGCAGCAGGCCTTCCTCCACGCCTTGGGTATCCACCCCGCCCGGCCCCCGGAGAGCCCGGACGAATGGACAGGGCTCTACCGCAGCGCTCTCGTCCGGCGCCGAGTGCTCATCATTCTCGACAACGCGCGAGACGCCGAGCAGGTACGTGCGCTCCTGCCCGCGGCGCCGGACTGCCGCACCGTCATCACCAGCCGTCCTCCTCTGCCGACCCTCGTCGCCGCGGAGGGGGCCGCCCCGCTGACGCTGTACTCGTTGGACACGGCATCCGCGATGGAGATCATGATCCGACGGCTGGGCTCCGAGCGGGCATCCGCGGAGCCCGAAGCCCTGGAAGAGATAGTCGACCTGTGCGGCCGTCTCCCCCTGGCCCTGGCCATCGTGGCCGCCAGGGCCCAGATCCACCCGCGGTTCCCCCTCAAGGCGATCGCGACGGAACTGCGGGCCGCCCACGGAAGCCTCGACGCCTTCACGGGCGAGGGCGACACCGACCTCCGCACGGCACTGTCATGGTCCTACCAGCAGCTCAGCGCTCCGGCCGCACGCATGTTCCGCTTGCTGTCGGCGCATCAGGGGCCCGACATCAGCGTGGCGGTCGCCGCGCGTCTCATCGGTGACAGCCCCCGCCAGGCCCACGCGTTGATCGTCGAACTCTCCCGCACGCAGATGATCCGCGAGCGCACCCCCGGCCGTTACGTCCTGCACGACCTCCTGCGTGCCTACTCCTTCGAGCTCTTCAACGAACTCGGCTCCGCGGTCGACTGCTAGGGCCTTTCTTCCGGATCAGGCCGGCTCCGGTCTGCGGTGCCTTCTGGCCGGCCCGAGCGGGGTCTGGTGCGTGCAGCTGCAAGGCGGAGGAGGGAGTCGACGCGGCGCGTCGGCGACAGACGACAACGCAGCAGATGTGCGTGCCAGACCCCGCGACCCCGGCAAGATCCGGAAGAGAGGCCCTAGAGGGGCGGCTCTGTCGGGGATCTCGGCGTTCGGCTGCCTGTGATCACGGTGGCGCGCCGATCTCGCGGGCGCACGACGCCCGCGAGATCGGCGAGGAGTGCGCGGTCCCCCGCGTGATCCGCGTCCGTCCAGGCTGTCCGGGTGGTCAGACGGCTGTCTTCTCGGCACTGCCGCGTGTGTGCTGTTCCCGGGTCAGGTCGGCGAGGTGGCCGCGCAGCACGGCCAGCGGAGTGTCGGCGAACTGGATGCCGACCGAGAAGTTGAACTCGTCCCGCGCGCGCATGCTTTCGTCGGCACCCTGGTCGGTCAGGTCGACGTCGCCGTAGGCGAGCATCTGGTCCGCGTCGTGCCCGTCCTGGATGAGACGCTGCCACACCGGCGTGCCCGGGTAGGGGCGGAACTCGAACACCGAGGCGCGGAAGGTGCCCGGCAGCCGGTCGGCGACGTCCCACAACTGGTGGATGTGCCGCACGGTCGCGTCGAGGTCCTCGCGCCGTTCGCCGGGGTACCCGAGGATGAAGTACCCCTTCACGTTGATGCCCCGGGCCATGAGCCGGCCGGCCACCGACGCGGTCATCTCGGCCGTGATGCGCTTGTCCATGGACGCCAGTACCCGGTCGCTGCCGGATTCGATACCGAGCGCCACTTCGCGCAGCCCGTTGTCGGCCAGGTTGTCGAGCATGGCGTCGTCGGCGCGGTGCAGGACGTTGATCCGGCCGGTGGCGTCCCATACGTACCGTTCACCGATCCTGTGCGCGGTGAACGCCTCCATGGAGGGCTTGATGACGCGCGCGGCGCCGAGGAACAGGTCGTCCACGAACCGGAAGGCCGTGACACCGTACTCGGCGTTGAGCGTCTCCAGTTCCTCGATGATGCCCTCGGGCGAGCGGGTACGGATCTTGATGTCGGGGTTGGCGGACACCGCCGCGCCGCAGAAACCGCAGTCGTACGGGCAGCCGCGGGAGCCGACGATGTTCGCCTCGACGCGGCCGTCGCCCGCCACGTAGGGGTCCTGCGGAAGGAACACCCGGTCGACGAGAGGCAGGGCGTCGATGTCCGGGGAGAGCCAGCGCCCGGCGTCCCGGCCCCGGGCCATCCCCACGACCGGGGTGCCCAGCAGCCGGTCGCGCCACATCACGCCGGGCAGCTCGCGGCGGCGTGACTCGTCGGCGAGCAGCGCGGCGACGCGCGGCTCGCCCTCGCCCAGCACCAGCGCGCGCAGCCGCGCCATGCGCGGGTCGGCGAGCACACGCTCCGGCATGGCCTTGGCGTGGTGCCCGCCGACGACGAGCGCGATCCCCTCGTCCAGCCCGGCGGCGATCCGCGCGGACAGCTCGTACGTGGGCGCCAGCAGGTTCATTCCGGCCCAGCGGGGCCGGGCGGCGTTGATGATGCCGATGGTCCGCTCGATGCCGAGCCCGTGGGCCTCGGCATCGAGTATGCCGACGTTGAATCCGGCCTGCCGGGCGTAGGTGGCGATGTAGGCCATGCCGAGCACGGGCAGCGTGTAGTCGTTCACCCGGGGACGTAGGGCGTAGTCCCGCAGGGGAGCGTTGACGAACAGAGCGTCCAGCGACCGTGCGGGATCAGCGCCCACGATGAGGTCGGCGTCCCGAAGCGGCTTCTCGGTGTTCGTCGGCGTGGTGGTTGTCAGGGCCGGCATGGTTCCCCCAGCGAGTGTGAGCCGAGTCGGTGTGTGGCGCTACGGACGGTTCGGGTCGGTGCGGCGTGGTGCGGGTGCGGGCGGGGCGATCACCGGACGAGCAGGTCACGGACCGGGGACAGGGGCGGCGTCCTCGAACCGCGCGGCCTCGGCCCGCGCGGCCTCGAACCGCTCCGGGTCCACCCGGTCGCTGTCCACCAGCAGATAGGCGCCGGCCGGGGTGAGCAGCAACGTGCCCGCCCCGCACTCGTGAGTGCGGGTGGTGGACTCGCCGGGGGACGGGATCCGCACCGGGCCGAGCGGCATGCCGTACCGGGTGCGGGCGGCGGGCGGCTGCCCGGGGGCCTTCCGCCGGGCGCGTTCGCGCTCTGCGAGGTCGTCGAGTGTCCGGGTCAGCGTCTCGGGGAGGTGGCCCAGCAGTCCGCCGCGCTGGTGGGCCAGTTCCAGCAGTTCGGCCAGTTCCGGAGCCAGCCGGTACTGGTCGGCGGTCGCCGTCAGCAACTCGGGGTCCGGCATCCGTGCGGGATGCAGCAGCAGACTCGCGTCGAGCATGTCCTTGGCGTTGAAGGGCCGTTGGATCCGTTCCTCGGCGAGTGCCAGCAGGTCGGCCAGCACCTGGTCCTCGGGCAGCTTCGCCCGGATCGGCAGGGCCGCCATGTCGCCCGCGTAGCCGAAG comes from the Streptomyces sp. NBC_00820 genome and includes:
- a CDS encoding AfsR/SARP family transcriptional regulator: MPDLIELDSGTRCPDIADARGTRDQEDKPQPDAVRFSLLGPVRAWRGGTEIALGSPQQQTVLAVLLLNNGAQVPTEHLVRAVWGEHPPASGTSVVRTYITRLRHILGPKKSLIRTRSGGYALSTAPESLDVERFRHLTVRARAARSQGAIEDAATLLREALRIWSGTPLAGQKTPFAQVQRNVLNEWKILAAEECLAIDVERGRHAQASVELFDLLETHPLRERLSELLMLALYRSGRQTEALDVYRRAHTVLRRELGVEPGPGLRTMHQRILGADPQLVGSDGQHKEGPARGTPARPADARKDAVVPPPAPLPTLPAQLPRDPVAFVGREWELTHLNSLVSEADGPAGAVTVTAINGAAGTGKTALAVHWAHRVAHLFPDGQLYVDLKGFSSAPAISPTTTQQAFLHALGIHPARPPESPDEWTGLYRSALVRRRVLIILDNARDAEQVRALLPAAPDCRTVITSRPPLPTLVAAEGAAPLTLYSLDTASAMEIMIRRLGSERASAEPEALEEIVDLCGRLPLALAIVAARAQIHPRFPLKAIATELRAAHGSLDAFTGEGDTDLRTALSWSYQQLSAPAARMFRLLSAHQGPDISVAVAARLIGDSPRQAHALIVELSRTQMIRERTPGRYVLHDLLRAYSFELFNELGSAVDC
- a CDS encoding B12-binding domain-containing radical SAM protein, with the translated sequence MPALTTTTPTNTEKPLRDADLIVGADPARSLDALFVNAPLRDYALRPRVNDYTLPVLGMAYIATYARQAGFNVGILDAEAHGLGIERTIGIINAARPRWAGMNLLAPTYELSARIAAGLDEGIALVVGGHHAKAMPERVLADPRMARLRALVLGEGEPRVAALLADESRRRELPGVMWRDRLLGTPVVGMARGRDAGRWLSPDIDALPLVDRVFLPQDPYVAGDGRVEANIVGSRGCPYDCGFCGAAVSANPDIKIRTRSPEGIIEELETLNAEYGVTAFRFVDDLFLGAARVIKPSMEAFTAHRIGERYVWDATGRINVLHRADDAMLDNLADNGLREVALGIESGSDRVLASMDKRITAEMTASVAGRLMARGINVKGYFILGYPGERREDLDATVRHIHQLWDVADRLPGTFRASVFEFRPYPGTPVWQRLIQDGHDADQMLAYGDVDLTDQGADESMRARDEFNFSVGIQFADTPLAVLRGHLADLTREQHTRGSAEKTAV